In Mycoavidus cysteinexigens, a genomic segment contains:
- a CDS encoding WD40 repeat domain-containing protein has protein sequence MNNVFTKLVMLSNISLCSKSSCFLPRAQTLNTKPLSSQRTSPNSEPPRGNTASLTAPQNSAEETRTVYSTAASHDGKWLALSSANQIQLWSRAPASQYTLKSHSDWISSIAFSEDNQWLASGSYNGTIHLQQIKNNQPAKLHHKLSCGEMSISSMAFLQNGQVTQLAVGTIDGKISIWSLNNLSKPEFVKPLSVPGPIYQLAFSGDGQWLASSSDNFINVNVYDPVGNNVIDKFELTDENKKFFDATCVTFSRDNLWLASGSTDGVIRLWSLANQTTKPSLRYTFEEHTAAINCIAFSEDSKQLASTSVDNTFGIRSLDSEQSPAVLQTCSEDLLSIIWQPKLSQNPLLLTRGLNRAINLRQVETHGLSLHWTSH, from the coding sequence TTGAATAATGTTTTTACTAAGTTGGTTATGCTGTCAAATATTTCTCTTTGTTCTAAGTCATCTTGCTTTCTCCCACGCGCACAAACACTCAACACCAAACCTCTTTCCTCACAGCGCACTTCGCCAAACTCCGAACCTCCGCGAGGCAATACCGCCTCGCTTACGGCACCACAGAATTCGGCTGAAGAGACTCGAACCGTATACAGTACTGCCGCCTCACATGATGGTAAATGGCTGGCTTTGTCGAGCGCTAACCAAATTCAATTATGGTCGCGTGCTCCCGCATCACAGTACACGCTTAAAAGTCATAGCGATTGGATCAGCAGCATAGCGTTTTCTGAAGATAACCAGTGGTTGGCTTCAGGCAGCTACAATGGCACGATTCACTTACAACAAATCAAAAATAACCAGCCGGCTAAACTCCACCACAAATTAAGCTGTGGTGAAATGAGCATAAGTAGCATGGCGTTTTTACAAAATGGACAGGTCACCCAGCTAGCCGTAGGCACGATCGATGGAAAGATTTCTATATGGTCACTCAACAATCTATCAAAGCCAGAATTTGTCAAGCCATTATCTGTTCCTGGCCCGATCTATCAGCTCGCATTTTCCGGTGATGGCCAGTGGCTAGCCTCAAGTAGCGATAATTTTATTAATGTTAATGTGTATGACCCAGTCGGTAATAACGTAATCGATAAATTCGAACTGACTGATGAGAATAAAAAATTTTTTGATGCGACTTGCGTTACTTTTTCACGCGATAATCTTTGGTTGGCTTCGGGTAGCACTGATGGCGTCATCAGGCTTTGGTCATTAGCGAACCAAACCACAAAGCCTAGCCTACGATATACGTTTGAAGAGCATACCGCGGCCATCAACTGCATCGCTTTTTCAGAAGATAGCAAGCAACTCGCTTCAACCAGTGTTGATAATACTTTTGGCATACGGTCCCTAGATTCTGAGCAATCTCCAGCCGTCCTTCAAACCTGTAGCGAAGACTTATTATCCATTATTTGGCAACCTAAGCTGAGTCAAAATCCATTGTTGTTAACTCGGGGATTAAACCGTGCTATAAACTTGCGGCAGGTAGAAACCCATGGCCTCTCTTTGCACTGGACATCACATTAA
- the coaBC gene encoding bifunctional phosphopantothenoylcysteine decarboxylase/phosphopantothenate--cysteine ligase CoaBC, with protein sequence MDLLNKHLVLGLTGGIACYKSAQLTRLLSQAGAKVQVVMTDAATQFITPLTLQALSGRPVYISQWDPRMSNNMAHIDLSRAADAILIAPASADFMAKLAHGRADDLLSTLALGRTCPLLVAPAMNQQMWQNPATQRNLAQLRADNIRVLGPDAGPQACGETGAGRMLEPAAIMEAMVGFFQPKLLTGKRVLITAGPTYEPIDPVRGLTNRSSGKMGFALARAAAQSGAQVHLVAGPTPLATPADVIRHDVQTAQQMLDAVLAKIAETDIFIAVAAVSDWRVDQTSAEKIKKNSEFVAPHLTFVENPDILQQVAHLPKPPFCVGFAAESNELEKHGQEKRIRKNVPLLVGNLGPKAFGCEDNEVTLFDAKGVTPLPRMDKQMLARTLIAEIAQRLALTN encoded by the coding sequence ATGGATCTACTCAACAAACATTTGGTGCTGGGCCTTACTGGCGGCATTGCCTGCTATAAATCAGCGCAGCTAACCCGTCTTCTGAGCCAAGCTGGTGCGAAGGTACAAGTGGTCATGACCGATGCGGCGACTCAATTCATCACGCCGCTCACCCTGCAAGCTTTATCAGGTCGTCCGGTGTATATCAGCCAATGGGATCCGCGCATGAGTAACAATATGGCGCACATTGATCTCTCACGCGCCGCGGATGCCATCCTGATTGCGCCTGCTTCCGCTGATTTTATGGCAAAGCTTGCCCATGGACGCGCCGATGATCTTTTATCCACTTTAGCGCTTGGACGCACCTGCCCACTTCTAGTCGCTCCGGCAATGAATCAACAGATGTGGCAAAACCCAGCGACCCAGCGCAACCTTGCTCAACTCCGCGCCGATAACATTAGGGTGCTTGGCCCCGATGCAGGGCCCCAAGCATGCGGCGAAACCGGCGCGGGTCGAATGCTTGAGCCAGCAGCCATTATGGAAGCCATGGTTGGATTTTTTCAACCGAAACTGCTTACCGGCAAGCGCGTACTCATTACAGCCGGCCCGACCTATGAACCAATCGATCCGGTGCGCGGTCTGACCAACCGCTCAAGTGGCAAGATGGGCTTTGCGCTAGCCCGCGCAGCGGCGCAAAGTGGCGCGCAAGTCCACCTCGTTGCCGGCCCTACCCCCCTCGCGACGCCAGCCGATGTCATCCGTCACGACGTACAAACTGCTCAGCAAATGCTGGATGCCGTGCTAGCGAAAATCGCTGAAACCGATATTTTTATTGCAGTCGCAGCCGTTTCCGACTGGCGCGTTGACCAGACTAGCGCCGAAAAAATTAAGAAAAATAGCGAGTTTGTCGCGCCGCATCTCACTTTTGTTGAAAATCCAGATATTTTGCAGCAGGTCGCCCATCTGCCCAAGCCCCCCTTTTGCGTCGGGTTTGCCGCAGAAAGTAACGAGCTTGAAAAACATGGGCAGGAAAAACGCATCCGCAAAAATGTGCCGCTTTTAGTCGGCAACCTTGGTCCTAAAGCTTTTGGCTGCGAGGATAACGAAGTCACATTGTTTGATGCAAAAGGCGTCACCCCGCTACCGCGCATGGATAAACAAATGCTTGCGCGCACGCTCATCGCCGAAATTGCCCAACGTCTAGCCCTCACAAATTAA
- a CDS encoding D-alanine--D-alanine ligase, which translates to MDPKIFGKVAVLYGGTSAERDVSLNSGGAVLAALRARGVDAWPFDPRERSLFALKEEGFTRVVNMLHGGDGENGALQGALQYLGIPYTGSGVLGCALAMDKVRSKSIWRDNGIPTPPFAVVMRGENYAVRAQEIVTQLGLPIFVKAAHEGSSIAIVKVKTADRLAAALEEVARHESVVLAEKGIEGGGEYTVSIVEGLDLPIIKIIPAGEFYDYHAKYIAEDTQYIIPCGLAGAEEKRLQKLALHAFKVLGCNGWGRLDFMLDANRQAWFLEVNTAPGMTSHSLVPKSAAALGLSYEDLVWRILSLTLA; encoded by the coding sequence ATGGATCCGAAAATATTTGGCAAAGTCGCCGTGTTATATGGTGGCACGTCCGCAGAACGTGACGTGTCATTGAATTCTGGTGGGGCCGTATTGGCTGCGCTGCGCGCGCGCGGCGTCGATGCTTGGCCCTTCGATCCTCGCGAGCGGTCGCTGTTTGCTCTCAAAGAAGAGGGCTTTACACGCGTGGTCAACATGCTGCATGGGGGCGATGGCGAGAATGGTGCGCTCCAAGGCGCGCTGCAATATCTAGGCATTCCATATACCGGCTCCGGGGTGCTGGGTTGCGCATTAGCCATGGATAAAGTGCGCAGCAAATCGATCTGGCGGGACAACGGCATTCCTACGCCACCGTTTGCAGTTGTGATGCGCGGCGAAAACTATGCAGTGCGGGCGCAAGAAATCGTTACCCAACTGGGTTTGCCGATTTTCGTGAAAGCCGCTCATGAGGGTTCAAGCATTGCTATTGTTAAAGTAAAAACAGCAGATCGCTTGGCGGCGGCCTTGGAAGAAGTGGCGCGCCATGAGTCCGTTGTCTTGGCTGAAAAAGGTATCGAAGGGGGCGGGGAATATACGGTATCGATTGTCGAAGGTCTTGATTTGCCGATCATAAAAATCATACCTGCTGGAGAATTTTATGATTACCACGCCAAATATATTGCTGAAGACACTCAATATATTATTCCTTGCGGGCTCGCCGGCGCTGAGGAAAAACGTTTGCAAAAACTTGCCCTACATGCTTTCAAAGTGCTCGGCTGCAACGGTTGGGGACGCCTGGACTTCATGCTTGACGCCAATCGCCAAGCTTGGTTTTTAGAGGTGAATACGGCCCCAGGTATGACGAGCCATTCGCTGGTGCCCAAATCTGCCGCTGCGCTCGGGCTCAGTTATGAAGACTTGGTGTGGCGCATCCTCTCTTTGACGTTGGCTTAA
- the ftsZ gene encoding cell division protein FtsZ, whose translation MEFEMLETETSGTIIKVVGVGGAGGNAVQHMINRGVQGVDFLCMNTDAQALMRSQAAHVIQLGKTGLGAGAKPEVGQASAEEARERIVDCLRGAHMVFITAGMGGGTGTGAAPVVAQIAKEMGILTVGVVSKPFEFEGGKRMRIAEAGSQALEAAVDSLIVVLNDKLFEVMGDEAEMDKCFQCADDVLHNAVAGIAEIINVEGLVNVDFEDVKTVMGEQGKAMMGTATVTGIDRARVAAEQAVASPLLEGVDLSGARGVLVNITASRSLRLSETREVMNTIKSYAAEDATVIFGTVYDDAMGDALRVTVVATGLGRAHKKVQAVPMALLRTGTDNAPMNSVHTPLSNTTDYGALDTPAVWRSSRETASAHVSALEKKGVDRYDIPAFLRNQAD comes from the coding sequence ATGGAATTTGAAATGCTGGAAACAGAAACCAGTGGCACCATCATTAAGGTGGTTGGCGTTGGCGGGGCTGGCGGCAATGCGGTACAGCACATGATTAATCGCGGTGTGCAAGGAGTCGATTTTTTGTGCATGAACACAGACGCGCAAGCTCTGATGCGCTCACAAGCTGCGCATGTGATTCAACTGGGTAAAACAGGCTTAGGCGCTGGAGCTAAACCTGAAGTCGGACAAGCTTCCGCCGAAGAAGCGCGCGAGCGCATCGTCGATTGTTTGCGCGGCGCCCATATGGTGTTTATTACCGCTGGCATGGGCGGGGGTACGGGCACAGGCGCGGCGCCAGTGGTGGCGCAAATCGCTAAAGAAATGGGGATTTTGACAGTCGGTGTAGTCTCGAAGCCCTTTGAGTTTGAAGGGGGCAAACGGATGCGAATTGCTGAAGCAGGCTCGCAAGCCCTTGAAGCGGCAGTCGATTCATTAATCGTCGTGCTGAATGACAAATTATTTGAAGTCATGGGCGATGAAGCTGAAATGGATAAATGCTTTCAATGCGCGGATGACGTACTGCATAACGCTGTCGCGGGCATTGCTGAAATCATCAATGTCGAAGGCTTAGTCAACGTTGACTTTGAAGATGTAAAAACCGTCATGGGCGAACAAGGCAAGGCGATGATGGGCACCGCTACGGTAACTGGCATCGATCGCGCCCGCGTGGCGGCGGAACAGGCTGTGGCGAGTCCATTGCTAGAAGGGGTCGATTTGTCGGGCGCGCGCGGCGTGCTCGTCAATATCACGGCGAGCCGTTCATTACGCTTGTCTGAAACGCGCGAAGTCATGAATACAATCAAAAGCTATGCGGCTGAAGATGCAACGGTCATTTTTGGCACGGTTTATGATGACGCAATGGGCGACGCGCTGCGCGTAACCGTAGTGGCGACGGGCTTAGGTCGGGCGCACAAAAAAGTGCAAGCGGTACCCATGGCCCTATTAAGAACCGGAACGGATAATGCGCCAATGAACTCGGTGCATACTCCATTGTCGAACACCACCGATTATGGCGCATTGGATACCCCGGCTGTTTGGCGCAGCTCGCGTGAAACGGCATCTGCGCATGTCAGCGCGCTAGAGAAAAAAGGTGTGGATCGATACGATATTCCAGCCTTTTTGCGTAATCAAGCGGATTGA
- a CDS encoding cell division protein FtsQ/DivIB has product MWHNLRQLNLLANLLGACGVLILLVSLASWLNRQPVFALRALRIEGATSHFNLQGARAIMSQLRGNFFTLDLDTTRAAFESMPWVRHASVRRIWPNQLTVTLDEYTPLGTWGNDWLVSTQGERFSANLAEAGDDLPVFNGPPGSERQVVARYHDFKRWLAPLGTRVQEVTLSPRYAWSVELTNGMRIELGRELSENLHEDTLAQRCNRLVAAWQYLTQQWGTQIEYVDLRYPNGFAVRVAGLQFAPPGE; this is encoded by the coding sequence ATGTGGCACAACCTTCGTCAACTTAACTTACTGGCTAACTTGCTTGGCGCATGTGGAGTGTTGATATTGTTGGTGAGTCTAGCGTCTTGGTTAAATCGGCAGCCGGTTTTTGCGCTGCGCGCTTTGCGGATTGAAGGTGCGACTAGCCACTTCAATCTGCAAGGGGCGCGCGCCATTATGAGTCAATTGCGGGGCAATTTTTTTACCCTGGATTTGGATACTACGCGCGCCGCTTTTGAGTCTATGCCCTGGGTGCGTCACGCCAGCGTGCGGCGGATTTGGCCTAACCAGCTAACCGTCACGCTCGATGAATATACGCCGCTTGGCACGTGGGGCAATGATTGGCTGGTCAGTACGCAAGGTGAGCGTTTCAGCGCTAATCTGGCAGAAGCTGGCGACGATTTACCGGTCTTTAATGGGCCACCAGGCAGTGAACGACAAGTGGTTGCGCGCTATCACGATTTCAAGCGTTGGCTGGCGCCGCTGGGGACACGCGTGCAAGAGGTCACCTTATCGCCCCGCTATGCGTGGAGCGTTGAACTGACGAATGGCATGCGCATTGAATTGGGGCGTGAGCTTAGTGAAAATTTGCATGAGGACACGCTGGCTCAACGCTGCAACCGTTTGGTGGCTGCTTGGCAATACCTCACCCAACAATGGGGCACGCAGATTGAATATGTTGACTTGCGCTATCCAAATGGCTTTGCGGTGCGTGTGGCGGGGCTGCAATTTGCGCCGCCTGGGGAATAA
- the lpxC gene encoding UDP-3-O-acyl-N-acetylglucosamine deacetylase: MLKQRTIKSIVKTVGIGLHSGRKVELTLRPAAAHTGIVFTRIDLTPPVEIQASASSIGDTRLASVLQKEGARISTIEHLMSACAGLGIDNLYVDVTAEEIPIMDGSAASFIFLLQSAGIEEQNAAKKFIKIKRRVEVRDGDKFACFDPYFGFKLKFTIDFHHPAVDKTGQELVVDFADTSYVREIARARTFGFAHEVEAMRELGLARGGSMDNAIVLDEYRILNNDGLRYEDEFVKHKMLDAIGDLYVAGHPLLASYAAYKSGHKLNNALLRELFAHEDAYEIVTFEDSRKAPRGFAFDVQTAYA, translated from the coding sequence ATGCTCAAGCAGCGCACAATCAAATCAATTGTCAAAACCGTTGGCATCGGATTGCATTCTGGTCGGAAGGTCGAGCTTACGCTCCGTCCTGCTGCAGCTCATACGGGTATCGTGTTTACGCGCATTGATCTGACGCCGCCAGTTGAAATCCAAGCCTCTGCATCTAGTATCGGCGATACCAGACTTGCCTCCGTGCTGCAAAAAGAGGGTGCGCGCATCTCAACTATTGAGCATCTGATGTCTGCTTGTGCCGGGCTTGGCATTGATAATCTTTACGTAGACGTGACCGCCGAAGAAATTCCAATTATGGATGGCAGCGCTGCTTCTTTTATCTTTTTATTGCAGTCCGCTGGTATTGAAGAGCAAAACGCGGCCAAGAAATTTATCAAAATTAAACGGCGCGTTGAGGTGCGCGACGGCGATAAATTTGCCTGTTTCGATCCATACTTTGGTTTTAAGCTCAAATTTACGATCGATTTTCACCATCCTGCCGTTGACAAAACAGGCCAGGAACTCGTGGTTGATTTTGCTGACACCTCCTATGTGCGCGAAATAGCGCGCGCGCGGACTTTTGGCTTTGCACATGAAGTTGAAGCGATGCGCGAATTAGGTTTAGCGCGAGGCGGTAGTATGGATAACGCGATTGTGCTCGATGAATATCGCATCTTAAATAACGATGGATTACGTTATGAAGACGAATTCGTGAAGCACAAAATGCTGGATGCGATTGGGGATTTATACGTAGCGGGCCACCCATTGTTGGCCTCTTATGCGGCGTATAAGTCAGGGCACAAGCTTAACAATGCATTATTGCGCGAACTCTTCGCGCATGAAGATGCTTATGAGATTGTGACCTTTGAGGATTCCCGCAAAGCGCCGCGCGGTTTTGCCTTTGATGTGCAAACGGCTTATGCGTGA
- the dut gene encoding dUTP diphosphatase, which translates to MKIDIKILDPRMRDQLPHYASAGSAGLDLRACLEAPLTLEPGATALVPTGLAIHLQDPGYAALILPRSGLGHKHGIVLGNLVGLIDSDYQGQLMISTWNRGQTRFTLAPFERLAQLVVVPVMQVAFNFVDDFVQSTRGEGGFGSTGRK; encoded by the coding sequence ATGAAAATCGATATTAAAATCCTCGATCCACGGATGCGCGATCAATTACCGCATTATGCAAGCGCCGGCAGCGCTGGCCTCGATCTGCGCGCGTGCCTTGAAGCGCCGCTAACGCTTGAACCTGGCGCCACTGCCTTGGTGCCCACAGGATTAGCGATTCATTTACAGGATCCAGGCTATGCCGCACTTATCTTGCCACGTTCAGGGCTTGGGCATAAACACGGGATTGTGCTTGGCAACTTGGTGGGATTAATTGATTCCGACTATCAAGGGCAGTTAATGATTTCCACCTGGAATCGAGGGCAAACTCGCTTTACGCTCGCGCCCTTTGAGCGTTTGGCTCAACTCGTAGTCGTGCCTGTAATGCAGGTTGCATTTAATTTTGTCGATGACTTTGTGCAAAGCACACGCGGAGAAGGCGGTTTTGGCAGTACGGGCAGAAAGTAG
- a CDS encoding WD40 repeat domain-containing protein has product MSLHISSLFQSTYSTLRAYAFNHKAAPHPERASGLGSSLEIRHETGNQVESARRANGPWRQSTLAAQIPLKTEPLASCYSPHATGQAVAEERSDIAKTLQHMYTSGPSRTVENIAPSPNKPWLAAHFGRKIELWSIDSPETETPKLLRVFSGNFENVTSVALSPDSKWLTAGKADGSAQMWSTQTAAPTFKTFSYVPTHRQALNGSSTTNHVAFSPDGKWLLGCNGNVSIWSTTADKPARSCLPLNDPAHAIAFMPNGRLAVRSEDCSVRIYRFTETDELEPLGELENHSQEVKSVAFLQDDEWLTSGSQGDTVKLWAREANADISNL; this is encoded by the coding sequence ATGTCATTGCATATTTCAAGCTTATTTCAGTCGACCTATTCTACCCTGCGCGCTTATGCGTTTAACCATAAAGCGGCGCCTCATCCTGAACGCGCTTCTGGTTTAGGCTCCTCCCTTGAAATTCGGCATGAGACTGGAAATCAAGTAGAGTCTGCGAGGCGGGCAAATGGCCCCTGGCGGCAGTCGACGCTGGCCGCTCAAATTCCGCTTAAAACCGAGCCTTTAGCCAGTTGTTATTCGCCTCATGCTACTGGGCAGGCGGTAGCTGAAGAGAGGTCTGACATCGCTAAGACTTTACAGCATATGTATACGTCGGGACCTTCCCGCACGGTGGAAAATATTGCGCCTTCGCCCAATAAGCCGTGGCTTGCTGCTCACTTTGGCCGCAAGATTGAGCTTTGGTCAATTGACTCTCCAGAAACTGAAACACCTAAACTCTTGCGAGTGTTTTCCGGGAATTTTGAAAACGTAACATCTGTGGCGCTTTCTCCAGACAGTAAATGGCTAACCGCAGGTAAGGCTGATGGTTCCGCCCAAATGTGGTCAACCCAAACGGCGGCACCTACATTTAAGACATTTTCTTATGTGCCCACGCATAGACAGGCTCTGAATGGGTCGTCCACCACGAACCATGTCGCATTCTCACCAGACGGCAAATGGCTTCTAGGCTGCAATGGGAACGTTAGCATCTGGTCAACCACTGCTGATAAACCAGCGCGCTCGTGCTTACCACTTAATGACCCGGCGCATGCGATTGCATTCATGCCAAATGGCCGTTTGGCGGTGAGAAGCGAAGATTGCTCGGTCAGAATATACCGCTTTACTGAAACCGATGAACTCGAGCCTTTGGGTGAACTTGAAAATCATTCTCAAGAAGTGAAGAGCGTCGCTTTTTTGCAAGATGACGAGTGGCTAACTTCAGGCAGTCAAGGGGATACCGTTAAATTATGGGCGCGTGAAGCCAACGCCGATATTTCTAATTTGTGA
- the lspA gene encoding signal peptidase II, whose product MANQQNSETFVRWLGLALLIILSDQLSKLSILNLYSYGDSHPITSFFNLVLVYNKGAAFSFLAHAGGWQRWALSALGVAAALFISYLLKRHGSQKLFCTALSLILGGALGNVIDRLLYGHVIDFLDFHLRGWHWPAFNVADSAITCGAILLVIDELRRVRRTR is encoded by the coding sequence ATGGCTAATCAACAGAATAGCGAAACCTTCGTGCGTTGGCTGGGGCTAGCGCTCCTCATTATTTTGAGCGACCAGCTAAGCAAACTGTCCATTTTGAATCTTTACTCTTATGGCGATTCACATCCAATCACCTCATTTTTTAACCTCGTGCTGGTTTATAACAAAGGCGCGGCTTTCAGCTTTTTAGCGCATGCCGGTGGGTGGCAGCGTTGGGCTCTGAGCGCGCTGGGCGTAGCCGCCGCGCTTTTTATCAGCTATTTGCTTAAGCGACACGGCAGCCAGAAACTTTTCTGTACCGCGTTATCTTTGATTTTGGGCGGGGCGCTAGGCAATGTGATTGACCGGCTCTTATATGGACATGTGATTGATTTTCTCGATTTCCATTTACGGGGCTGGCATTGGCCAGCTTTCAATGTAGCCGATAGTGCAATTACCTGCGGGGCTATTTTGCTGGTTATAGATGAACTGCGCCGCGTACGCCGCACACGTTAA
- the ftsA gene encoding cell division protein FtsA gives MKDYQDLLVALDIGTSKVVAVVAEQKGEGRYEVIGLGQSDSKGLKKGVVVNIEATVQSIQRALEEAELMADCKITNVFTGIAGSHIRSFNSSGMVAIKDKEVTPADVSRVIETAKAINIPTDQQVLHILTQEFIIDGQEDVREPIGMSGIRLEVKVHIVTGAVSAAQNIVKCVRRCGLEVNDLVLQPLASSLAVLTEDERELGVALVDIGGGTTDIAIFAEGAIRHTAVIPIAGDQITSDIAMALRTPTPDAEDIKVHHGIAKQVLADPNEMLEVPGLGERGPRMLSRQALAAVIEPRIEELFSLVQQVVRESGYEELLSSGVVLTGGAALMPGMIELGEDIFLKPVRVGVPHYIGGLADVVRSPRYATAMGLLLEGHAQRSRGRKAAVRAGSAAQIWARMKEWFLRSF, from the coding sequence ATGAAAGATTATCAAGACCTATTAGTTGCACTCGATATTGGCACCTCGAAGGTGGTTGCCGTGGTTGCTGAGCAAAAGGGCGAGGGCCGCTACGAAGTGATTGGTCTTGGCCAAAGCGACTCGAAAGGGCTTAAAAAAGGCGTCGTAGTCAATATTGAAGCTACCGTACAGTCTATTCAGCGCGCCCTAGAAGAAGCCGAACTCATGGCTGATTGCAAAATCACGAATGTGTTCACAGGTATTGCCGGCAGCCATATCCGCAGTTTTAATTCAAGCGGAATGGTGGCGATTAAAGATAAGGAAGTGACGCCGGCCGATGTTTCGCGCGTGATCGAAACCGCGAAAGCCATCAATATCCCGACCGATCAGCAAGTACTGCATATCCTCACCCAGGAATTCATTATCGATGGGCAAGAAGATGTGCGAGAACCCATTGGCATGAGCGGGATTCGGTTAGAGGTCAAGGTGCATATCGTGACAGGCGCGGTCTCAGCGGCGCAAAACATCGTCAAATGCGTGCGCCGTTGCGGGCTTGAAGTGAATGATCTGGTACTGCAACCTTTAGCGTCAAGCCTTGCCGTGCTGACTGAGGATGAGAGAGAGCTAGGCGTAGCGTTAGTGGATATTGGCGGTGGCACGACGGATATCGCTATTTTTGCGGAAGGCGCAATCCGGCACACAGCGGTGATTCCAATTGCGGGCGACCAAATCACCAGCGATATTGCTATGGCTTTACGCACGCCTACGCCAGATGCAGAAGACATTAAGGTGCATCACGGTATTGCTAAGCAAGTATTGGCGGATCCAAATGAAATGCTTGAAGTGCCTGGGCTTGGTGAACGTGGTCCGCGCATGTTGTCGCGACAGGCGCTAGCGGCAGTCATCGAGCCGCGCATTGAAGAGCTTTTTTCACTTGTGCAGCAGGTCGTGCGCGAGTCGGGTTATGAAGAATTATTGTCTTCCGGCGTGGTGTTAACCGGTGGCGCAGCGCTGATGCCTGGCATGATCGAATTGGGCGAGGATATTTTCTTAAAACCGGTCAGAGTGGGCGTTCCGCACTATATAGGTGGGTTGGCTGATGTCGTGCGCAGCCCACGTTACGCAACCGCGATGGGGCTTTTGCTCGAAGGCCATGCCCAGCGCAGTAGGGGTCGTAAGGCTGCGGTGCGCGCCGGCTCGGCGGCGCAAATTTGGGCACGCATGAAAGAATGGTTTTTACGCAGTTTTTAA
- a CDS encoding DUF167 domain-containing protein, whose translation MKRNKVNPGASKTQRSVQRSVFSWEGDTLILNILGKPNAKQDAIGKIKGHQLKVSVTATPCDGKATDHIVRFLAREFGAPISNIEVVFGRMSVNKQLRIKAPKRLPAVIEQQELIASR comes from the coding sequence ATGAAACGTAACAAAGTAAACCCAGGAGCCAGCAAAACTCAGCGCTCAGTTCAGCGCTCGGTTTTTTCCTGGGAGGGCGATACACTCATTCTCAATATTCTCGGCAAGCCAAACGCCAAACAGGATGCTATTGGCAAAATTAAAGGGCATCAGCTCAAAGTCAGCGTCACGGCTACGCCCTGCGACGGCAAGGCGACCGATCATATAGTGCGCTTCCTTGCGAGAGAATTCGGCGCGCCTATCTCAAACATCGAAGTCGTGTTTGGCCGCATGAGTGTCAACAAGCAATTGCGTATTAAAGCCCCTAAGCGGCTTCCCGCAGTCATTGAGCAGCAGGAACTAATTGCCAGCCGTTAA